The following are from one region of the Pleurodeles waltl isolate 20211129_DDA chromosome 4_1, aPleWal1.hap1.20221129, whole genome shotgun sequence genome:
- the MYF6 gene encoding myogenic factor 6 has protein sequence MMMDLFETSSYFFYLDGENGALQELEMTEGSPLYPGSDGTLSPCQDQMIPDAGSDSSGEEHVLAPPGLQPHCPGQCLIWACKTCKRKSAPTDRRKAATLRERRRLKKINEAFEALKRRTVANPNQRLPKVEILRSAISYIEKLQDLLHRLDQQEKMQQGGEDPFSYNPKQANVSSSDFLRTCNSEWQTVSDHSRMLSINPKDGGAILESSASSSLRCLSSIVDSISSEEPKAPSSVEEAAEK, from the exons ATGATGATGGACCTTTTCGAAACAAGCTCCTACTTCTTCTACCTGGACGGCGAGAATGGGGCCCTGCAGGAGCTGGAGATGACCGAGGGCTCGCCCTTGTACCCCGGCAGCGATGGCACGCTGTCCCCCTGTCAGGACCAAATGATCCCCGATGCGGGCAGTGACAGCAGCGGGGAGGAGCACGTGCTGGCGCCCCCGGGGCTGCAGCCCCACTGCCCGGGCCAGTGCCTCATCTGGGCCTGCAAGACCTGCAAACGGAAGTCCGCGCCCACGGACCGACGCAAGGCCGCCACCCTGCGCGAGCGGCGGCGCCTCAAGAAGATCAACGAGGCCTTCGAGGCGCTGAAGAGGCGTACGGTGGCCAACCCCAACCAGCGGCTGCCTAAAGTGGAGATCCTGCGCAGCGCCATCAGCTACATCGAGAAGCTGCAGgacctgctgcacagactggaccAGCAGGAGAAGATGCAGCAAGGAGGGGAAGACCCCTTCAGCTACAACCCCAAGCAAGCCAAT GTCTCCAGCTCAGACTTCCTGAGAACGTGCAATTCCGAATGGCAAACCGTTTCCGATCATTCCAGAATGTTATCGATTAACCCCAAGGACG GAGGAGCCATCTTGGAGTCGTCGGCCTCCAGCAGCCTGCGCTGTTTGTCCTCTATCGTAGACAGCATCTCCTCCGAAGAGCCCAAAGCGCCGAGCAGCGTGGAAGAGGCCGCGGAGAAGTAG